The proteins below come from a single Rosa rugosa chromosome 2, drRosRugo1.1, whole genome shotgun sequence genomic window:
- the LOC133730663 gene encoding AP2-like ethylene-responsive transcription factor PLT1: MGTNESSAHDDGSNQVVGNLGDPVFGLGLSNFRNKTGFAMTVSNYREVLRNADNKKWQARLGKGIYINSIYMETFDAEEEAARAYDIAMIRVRGRSAFPNFDISLYDVQAILDSTTFPIKGALKMLKRNSVDDVHQKRRKTRNVSSSTLGAPPSLHPIDQTQTTIINSCLQYQFLIPSLQVTVPHGYQNPTSEANRSFNPQYDYGGSEPTAQFQPIIRLLNQEFPSHQYSNGSSQHYLDQTPSSQFLQDTQNPNFVARLNNLASESCMEEFSSSQVHDASYEMMGTNKGGAHSDGSNQVVGNLGDPEVGLGNSYLDPASWL, from the exons GCTTGTCAAATTTCAGAAATAAGACGGGCTTTGCTATGACAGTATCCAATTATCGCGAAGTGTTAag GAACGCGGACAATAAGAAATGGCAAGCTAGATTAGGGAAAGGCATATACATCAATAGCATTTACATGGAAACATTTG ATGCTGAAGAGGAAGCTGCCAGAGCTTATGATATTGCAATGATAAGGGTGAGAGGTAGGAGTGCGTTCCCCAATTTTGATATAAGTCTATATGATGTCCAAGCCATTCTGGATAGCACAACCTTTCCAATAAAAGGTGCTTTGAAGATGTTAAAGCGGAATTCAGTTGATGATGTGcatcaaaagagaagaaagactCGCAATGTCTCCAGCTCAACCCTTGGTGCCCCACCATCACTTCACCCAATAGAtcaaactcaaacaacaataaTCAATTCATGCCTTCAGTATCAATTTTTGATCCCTTCCCTCCAAGTTACTGTCCCTCATGGTTACCAAAACCCTACCTCTGAAGCAAACCGAAGTTTCAATCCTCAGTATGACTATGGTGGAAGTGAGCCAACAGCCCAGTTTCAACCTATCATACGCTTACTGAATCAAGAGTTTCCATCTCACCAGTACTCTAACGGCAGTTCCCAGCACTACCTTGATCAAACCCCTAGCTCTCAATTCCTTCAAGACACTCAGAACCCTAATTTTGTTGCTAGGTTGAACAACCTAGCAAGTGAAAGCTGTATGGAAGAATTTTCCAGCAGTCAGGTTCATGACGCGAGTTACGAGATGATGGGGACGAACAAGGGTGGTGCTCATAGTGATGGCAGCAATCAAGTAGTTGGAAATCTTGGTGATCCTGAGGTTGGGCTGGGCAATTCTTACTTGGATCCTGCTAGCTGGCTGTAA